One region of Danio rerio strain Tuebingen ecotype United States chromosome 5, GRCz12tu, whole genome shotgun sequence genomic DNA includes:
- the LOC100148951 gene encoding uncharacterized protein isoform X2, with protein MSTIDFNHLSNLIPASLSPESAEELATALSTGRWWAIMEVLHPIDEERQFDFTSGYQSQTVEDDREFSASGPAETADASSVPEASDELASALAARAIVEVERPIEEPQVDISSVPFLEAPETSPGASVPENGEPTTSPVLKSQIEPPGAPVYAESDTPGYLFFGNQNPTPAEPTLAPPVSSVNGDVFQMVSAEPKDSKRFRRVSRCRRSSSLLKIREAWLKEFAKHMPLQNQQHVEVVASRGQNRIPEPQPEEQPERPQRTDVNEIIREILSGLQPACPPRRMREPDEAFVNQMPHQNQQHVEVVASRGQNQIPEPQPEEQQQDNPERPQQRDLVVNGRVRGVLRGLQSARPLRRMREQQDEAFVNQMPHQNQQQVEVVASRGPNRIPEPQPEEQQQNEPERPQQIDLVINGRVRGVLRGLQSARPLRRMREQDEAFVNQMRHQNEQPVEVVASRGQNQIPEPQPEEQQQNESERPQQIDLVINGRVRGVLRGLQSARPLRRMREQQDNIVNLQNPPLRQPRPGPPPTYIRRTVVGSIGDFPRH; from the exons TTACCAGAGTCAAACTGTGGAG GATGACAGAGAGTTTTCTGCGTCTGGTCCAGCAGAGACAGCAGATGCGTCCTCCGTCCCTGAGGCCTCAGATGAGCTCGCCTCTGCCCTCGCTGCACGGGCCATCGTAGAGGTCGAGCGCCCTATTGAGGAGCCTCAGGTTGACATCTCCTCTGTGCCGTTTTTGGAGGCACCAGAAACATCACCAGGAGCTTCTGTGCCTGAGAACGGGGAACCCACCACATCCCCAGTCCTCAAGAGCCAGATAGAGCCGCCTGGAGCTCCCGTATATGCCGAGTCTGACACCCCGGGCTACCTCTTTTTCGGAAATCAAAACCCCACGCCTGCTGAGCCAACTTTGGCCCCACCTGTGTCTTCT GTCAACGGAGACGTGTTTCAGATGGTTTCAGCGGAGCCTAAAGATTCTAAAAGATTTCGAAGAGTTTCGAGGTGTCGCCGGTCTTCTTCTCTGCTGAAGATAAGGGAGGCATGG CTTAAAGAATTTGCGAAACACATGCCTCTTCAGAACCAGCAGCATGTGGAGGTTGTAGCCAGTAGGGGACAAAATCGAATCCCTGAACCACAGCCTGAGGAGCAACCTGAAAGACCTCAGCGGACAGATGTGAACGAAATAATCCGTGAGATTCTGTCTGGTCTTCAGCCTGCTTGTCCTCCCAGAAGAATGAGAGAACCG GATGAAGCATTTGTGAATCAGATGCCTCATCAGAACCAGCAGCATGTGGAGGTTGTAGCCAGTAGGGGACAAAATCAGATCCCTGAGCCACAGCCTGAGGAGCAGCAACAGGATAACCCTGAAAGACCACAGCAGAGAGATTTAGTAGTGAATGGAAGAGTCCGTGGGGTTCTGCGTGGTCTTCAGTCTGCTCGTCCTCTCAGAAGAATGAGAGAACAG CAGGATGAAGCATTTGTGAACCAGATGCCTCATCAGAACCAGCAGCAAGTGGAGGTTGTAGCCAGTAGGGGACCAAATCGGATCCCTGAGCCACAGCCTGAGGAGCAGCAACAGAATGAACCTGAAAGACCTCAGCAGATAGATTTAGTAATAAATGGAAGAGTCCGTGGGGTTCTGCGTGGTCTTCAGTCTGCTCGTCCTCTCAGAAGAATGAGAGAACAG GATGAAGCATTTGTGAACCAGATGCGACATCAGAATGAGCAGCCTGTGGAGGTTGTGGCCAGTAGGGGACAAAATCAGATCCCTGAACCACAGCCTGAGGAGCAGCAACAGAATGAATCTGAGAGACCTCAGCAGATAGATTTAGTAATAAATGGAAGAGTCCGTGGGGTTCTGCGTGGTCTTCAGTCTGCTCGTCCTCTCAGAAGAATGAGAGAACAG CAGGACAACATTGTTAATCTCCAGAACCCTCCACTCCGGCAACCACGGCCTGGTCCACCGCCTACCTACATTCGCAGGACGGTGGTGGGCAGCATTGGAGATTTTCCACGCCATTGA
- the LOC100148951 gene encoding uncharacterized protein isoform X3 — MSTIDFNHLSNLIPASLSPESAEELATALSTGRWWAIMEVLHPIDEERQFDFTSGYQSQTVEDDREFSASGPAETADASSVPEASDELASALAARAIVEVERPIEEPQVDISSVPFLEAPETSPGASVPENGEPTTSPVLKSQIEPPGAPVYAESDTPGYLFFGNQNPTPAEPTLAPPVSSVNGDVFQMVSAEPKDSKRFRRVSRCRRSSSLLKIREAWLKEFAKHMPLQNQQHVEVVASRGQNRIPEPQPEEQPERPQRTDVNEIIREILSGLQPACPPRRMREPDEAFVNQMPHQNQQHVEVVASRGQNQIPEPQPEEQQQDNPERPQQRDLVVNGRVRGVLRGLQSARPLRRMREQQDEAFVNQMPHQNQQQVEVVASRGPNRIPEPQPEEQQQNEPERPQQIDLVINGRVRGVLRGLQSARPLRRMREQQDEAFVNQMRHQNEQPVEVVASRGQNQIPEPQPEEQQQNESERPQQIDLVINGRVRGVLRGLQSARPLRRMREQDNIVNLQNPPLRQPRPGPPPTYIRRTVVGSIGDFPRH, encoded by the exons TTACCAGAGTCAAACTGTGGAG GATGACAGAGAGTTTTCTGCGTCTGGTCCAGCAGAGACAGCAGATGCGTCCTCCGTCCCTGAGGCCTCAGATGAGCTCGCCTCTGCCCTCGCTGCACGGGCCATCGTAGAGGTCGAGCGCCCTATTGAGGAGCCTCAGGTTGACATCTCCTCTGTGCCGTTTTTGGAGGCACCAGAAACATCACCAGGAGCTTCTGTGCCTGAGAACGGGGAACCCACCACATCCCCAGTCCTCAAGAGCCAGATAGAGCCGCCTGGAGCTCCCGTATATGCCGAGTCTGACACCCCGGGCTACCTCTTTTTCGGAAATCAAAACCCCACGCCTGCTGAGCCAACTTTGGCCCCACCTGTGTCTTCT GTCAACGGAGACGTGTTTCAGATGGTTTCAGCGGAGCCTAAAGATTCTAAAAGATTTCGAAGAGTTTCGAGGTGTCGCCGGTCTTCTTCTCTGCTGAAGATAAGGGAGGCATGG CTTAAAGAATTTGCGAAACACATGCCTCTTCAGAACCAGCAGCATGTGGAGGTTGTAGCCAGTAGGGGACAAAATCGAATCCCTGAACCACAGCCTGAGGAGCAACCTGAAAGACCTCAGCGGACAGATGTGAACGAAATAATCCGTGAGATTCTGTCTGGTCTTCAGCCTGCTTGTCCTCCCAGAAGAATGAGAGAACCG GATGAAGCATTTGTGAATCAGATGCCTCATCAGAACCAGCAGCATGTGGAGGTTGTAGCCAGTAGGGGACAAAATCAGATCCCTGAGCCACAGCCTGAGGAGCAGCAACAGGATAACCCTGAAAGACCACAGCAGAGAGATTTAGTAGTGAATGGAAGAGTCCGTGGGGTTCTGCGTGGTCTTCAGTCTGCTCGTCCTCTCAGAAGAATGAGAGAACAG CAGGATGAAGCATTTGTGAACCAGATGCCTCATCAGAACCAGCAGCAAGTGGAGGTTGTAGCCAGTAGGGGACCAAATCGGATCCCTGAGCCACAGCCTGAGGAGCAGCAACAGAATGAACCTGAAAGACCTCAGCAGATAGATTTAGTAATAAATGGAAGAGTCCGTGGGGTTCTGCGTGGTCTTCAGTCTGCTCGTCCTCTCAGAAGAATGAGAGAACAG CAGGATGAAGCATTTGTGAACCAGATGCGACATCAGAATGAGCAGCCTGTGGAGGTTGTGGCCAGTAGGGGACAAAATCAGATCCCTGAACCACAGCCTGAGGAGCAGCAACAGAATGAATCTGAGAGACCTCAGCAGATAGATTTAGTAATAAATGGAAGAGTCCGTGGGGTTCTGCGTGGTCTTCAGTCTGCTCGTCCTCTCAGAAGAATGAGAGAACAG GACAACATTGTTAATCTCCAGAACCCTCCACTCCGGCAACCACGGCCTGGTCCACCGCCTACCTACATTCGCAGGACGGTGGTGGGCAGCATTGGAGATTTTCCACGCCATTGA
- the LOC100148951 gene encoding uncharacterized protein isoform X6, with amino-acid sequence MSTIDFNHLSNLIPASLSPESAEELATALSTGRWWAIMEVLHPIDEERQFDFTSGYQSQTVEDDREFSASGPAETADASSVPEASDELASALAARAIVEVERPIEEPQVDISSVPFLEAPETSPGASVPENGEPTTSPVLKSQIEPPGAPVYAESDTPGYLFFGNQNPTPAEPTLAPPVSSVNGDVFQMVSAEPKDSKRFRRVSRCRRSSSLLKIREAWLKEFAKHMPLQNQQHVEVVASRGQNRIPEPQPEEQPERPQRTDVNEIIREILSGLQPACPPRRMREPDEAFVNQMPHQNQQHVEVVASRGQNQIPEPQPEEQQQDNPERPQQRDLVVNGRVRGVLRGLQSARPLRRMREQDEAFVNQMPHQNQQQVEVVASRGPNRIPEPQPEEQQQNEPERPQQIDLVINGRVRGVLRGLQSARPLRRMREQDEAFVNQMRHQNEQPVEVVASRGQNQIPEPQPEEQQQNESERPQQIDLVINGRVRGVLRGLQSARPLRRMREQQDNIVNLQNPPLRQPRPGPPPTYIRRTVVGSIGDFPRH; translated from the exons TTACCAGAGTCAAACTGTGGAG GATGACAGAGAGTTTTCTGCGTCTGGTCCAGCAGAGACAGCAGATGCGTCCTCCGTCCCTGAGGCCTCAGATGAGCTCGCCTCTGCCCTCGCTGCACGGGCCATCGTAGAGGTCGAGCGCCCTATTGAGGAGCCTCAGGTTGACATCTCCTCTGTGCCGTTTTTGGAGGCACCAGAAACATCACCAGGAGCTTCTGTGCCTGAGAACGGGGAACCCACCACATCCCCAGTCCTCAAGAGCCAGATAGAGCCGCCTGGAGCTCCCGTATATGCCGAGTCTGACACCCCGGGCTACCTCTTTTTCGGAAATCAAAACCCCACGCCTGCTGAGCCAACTTTGGCCCCACCTGTGTCTTCT GTCAACGGAGACGTGTTTCAGATGGTTTCAGCGGAGCCTAAAGATTCTAAAAGATTTCGAAGAGTTTCGAGGTGTCGCCGGTCTTCTTCTCTGCTGAAGATAAGGGAGGCATGG CTTAAAGAATTTGCGAAACACATGCCTCTTCAGAACCAGCAGCATGTGGAGGTTGTAGCCAGTAGGGGACAAAATCGAATCCCTGAACCACAGCCTGAGGAGCAACCTGAAAGACCTCAGCGGACAGATGTGAACGAAATAATCCGTGAGATTCTGTCTGGTCTTCAGCCTGCTTGTCCTCCCAGAAGAATGAGAGAACCG GATGAAGCATTTGTGAATCAGATGCCTCATCAGAACCAGCAGCATGTGGAGGTTGTAGCCAGTAGGGGACAAAATCAGATCCCTGAGCCACAGCCTGAGGAGCAGCAACAGGATAACCCTGAAAGACCACAGCAGAGAGATTTAGTAGTGAATGGAAGAGTCCGTGGGGTTCTGCGTGGTCTTCAGTCTGCTCGTCCTCTCAGAAGAATGAGAGAACAG GATGAAGCATTTGTGAACCAGATGCCTCATCAGAACCAGCAGCAAGTGGAGGTTGTAGCCAGTAGGGGACCAAATCGGATCCCTGAGCCACAGCCTGAGGAGCAGCAACAGAATGAACCTGAAAGACCTCAGCAGATAGATTTAGTAATAAATGGAAGAGTCCGTGGGGTTCTGCGTGGTCTTCAGTCTGCTCGTCCTCTCAGAAGAATGAGAGAACAG GATGAAGCATTTGTGAACCAGATGCGACATCAGAATGAGCAGCCTGTGGAGGTTGTGGCCAGTAGGGGACAAAATCAGATCCCTGAACCACAGCCTGAGGAGCAGCAACAGAATGAATCTGAGAGACCTCAGCAGATAGATTTAGTAATAAATGGAAGAGTCCGTGGGGTTCTGCGTGGTCTTCAGTCTGCTCGTCCTCTCAGAAGAATGAGAGAACAG CAGGACAACATTGTTAATCTCCAGAACCCTCCACTCCGGCAACCACGGCCTGGTCCACCGCCTACCTACATTCGCAGGACGGTGGTGGGCAGCATTGGAGATTTTCCACGCCATTGA
- the LOC100148951 gene encoding uncharacterized protein isoform X8: protein MSTIDFNHLSNLIPASLSPESAEELATALSTGRWWAIMEVLHPIDEERQFDFTSGYQSQTVEDDREFSASGPAETADASSVPEASDELASALAARAIVEVERPIEEPQVDISSVPFLEAPETSPGASVPENGEPTTSPVLKSQIEPPGAPVYAESDTPGYLFFGNQNPTPAEPTLAPPVSSVNGDVFQMVSAEPKDSKRFRRVSRCRRSSSLLKIREAWLKEFAKHMPLQNQQHVEVVASRGQNRIPEPQPEEQPERPQRTDVNEIIREILSGLQPACPPRRMREPDEAFVNQMPHQNQQHVEVVASRGQNQIPEPQPEEQQQDNPERPQQRDLVVNGRVRGVLRGLQSARPLRRMREQDEAFVNQMPHQNQQQVEVVASRGPNRIPEPQPEEQQQNEPERPQQIDLVINGRVRGVLRGLQSARPLRRMREQDEAFVNQMRHQNEQPVEVVASRGQNQIPEPQPEEQQQNESERPQQIDLVINGRVRGVLRGLQSARPLRRMREQDNIVNLQNPPLRQPRPGPPPTYIRRTVVGSIGDFPRH, encoded by the exons TTACCAGAGTCAAACTGTGGAG GATGACAGAGAGTTTTCTGCGTCTGGTCCAGCAGAGACAGCAGATGCGTCCTCCGTCCCTGAGGCCTCAGATGAGCTCGCCTCTGCCCTCGCTGCACGGGCCATCGTAGAGGTCGAGCGCCCTATTGAGGAGCCTCAGGTTGACATCTCCTCTGTGCCGTTTTTGGAGGCACCAGAAACATCACCAGGAGCTTCTGTGCCTGAGAACGGGGAACCCACCACATCCCCAGTCCTCAAGAGCCAGATAGAGCCGCCTGGAGCTCCCGTATATGCCGAGTCTGACACCCCGGGCTACCTCTTTTTCGGAAATCAAAACCCCACGCCTGCTGAGCCAACTTTGGCCCCACCTGTGTCTTCT GTCAACGGAGACGTGTTTCAGATGGTTTCAGCGGAGCCTAAAGATTCTAAAAGATTTCGAAGAGTTTCGAGGTGTCGCCGGTCTTCTTCTCTGCTGAAGATAAGGGAGGCATGG CTTAAAGAATTTGCGAAACACATGCCTCTTCAGAACCAGCAGCATGTGGAGGTTGTAGCCAGTAGGGGACAAAATCGAATCCCTGAACCACAGCCTGAGGAGCAACCTGAAAGACCTCAGCGGACAGATGTGAACGAAATAATCCGTGAGATTCTGTCTGGTCTTCAGCCTGCTTGTCCTCCCAGAAGAATGAGAGAACCG GATGAAGCATTTGTGAATCAGATGCCTCATCAGAACCAGCAGCATGTGGAGGTTGTAGCCAGTAGGGGACAAAATCAGATCCCTGAGCCACAGCCTGAGGAGCAGCAACAGGATAACCCTGAAAGACCACAGCAGAGAGATTTAGTAGTGAATGGAAGAGTCCGTGGGGTTCTGCGTGGTCTTCAGTCTGCTCGTCCTCTCAGAAGAATGAGAGAACAG GATGAAGCATTTGTGAACCAGATGCCTCATCAGAACCAGCAGCAAGTGGAGGTTGTAGCCAGTAGGGGACCAAATCGGATCCCTGAGCCACAGCCTGAGGAGCAGCAACAGAATGAACCTGAAAGACCTCAGCAGATAGATTTAGTAATAAATGGAAGAGTCCGTGGGGTTCTGCGTGGTCTTCAGTCTGCTCGTCCTCTCAGAAGAATGAGAGAACAG GATGAAGCATTTGTGAACCAGATGCGACATCAGAATGAGCAGCCTGTGGAGGTTGTGGCCAGTAGGGGACAAAATCAGATCCCTGAACCACAGCCTGAGGAGCAGCAACAGAATGAATCTGAGAGACCTCAGCAGATAGATTTAGTAATAAATGGAAGAGTCCGTGGGGTTCTGCGTGGTCTTCAGTCTGCTCGTCCTCTCAGAAGAATGAGAGAACAG GACAACATTGTTAATCTCCAGAACCCTCCACTCCGGCAACCACGGCCTGGTCCACCGCCTACCTACATTCGCAGGACGGTGGTGGGCAGCATTGGAGATTTTCCACGCCATTGA
- the LOC100148951 gene encoding uncharacterized protein isoform X7 yields MSTIDFNHLSNLIPASLSPESAEELATALSTGRWWAIMEVLHPIDEERQFDFTSGYQSQTVEDDREFSASGPAETADASSVPEASDELASALAARAIVEVERPIEEPQVDISSVPFLEAPETSPGASVPENGEPTTSPVLKSQIEPPGAPVYAESDTPGYLFFGNQNPTPAEPTLAPPVSSVNGDVFQMVSAEPKDSKRFRRVSRCRRSSSLLKIREAWLKEFAKHMPLQNQQHVEVVASRGQNRIPEPQPEEQPERPQRTDVNEIIREILSGLQPACPPRRMREPDEAFVNQMPHQNQQHVEVVASRGQNQIPEPQPEEQQQDNPERPQQRDLVVNGRVRGVLRGLQSARPLRRMREQDEAFVNQMPHQNQQQVEVVASRGPNRIPEPQPEEQQQNEPERPQQIDLVINGRVRGVLRGLQSARPLRRMREQQDEAFVNQMRHQNEQPVEVVASRGQNQIPEPQPEEQQQNESERPQQIDLVINGRVRGVLRGLQSARPLRRMREQDNIVNLQNPPLRQPRPGPPPTYIRRTVVGSIGDFPRH; encoded by the exons TTACCAGAGTCAAACTGTGGAG GATGACAGAGAGTTTTCTGCGTCTGGTCCAGCAGAGACAGCAGATGCGTCCTCCGTCCCTGAGGCCTCAGATGAGCTCGCCTCTGCCCTCGCTGCACGGGCCATCGTAGAGGTCGAGCGCCCTATTGAGGAGCCTCAGGTTGACATCTCCTCTGTGCCGTTTTTGGAGGCACCAGAAACATCACCAGGAGCTTCTGTGCCTGAGAACGGGGAACCCACCACATCCCCAGTCCTCAAGAGCCAGATAGAGCCGCCTGGAGCTCCCGTATATGCCGAGTCTGACACCCCGGGCTACCTCTTTTTCGGAAATCAAAACCCCACGCCTGCTGAGCCAACTTTGGCCCCACCTGTGTCTTCT GTCAACGGAGACGTGTTTCAGATGGTTTCAGCGGAGCCTAAAGATTCTAAAAGATTTCGAAGAGTTTCGAGGTGTCGCCGGTCTTCTTCTCTGCTGAAGATAAGGGAGGCATGG CTTAAAGAATTTGCGAAACACATGCCTCTTCAGAACCAGCAGCATGTGGAGGTTGTAGCCAGTAGGGGACAAAATCGAATCCCTGAACCACAGCCTGAGGAGCAACCTGAAAGACCTCAGCGGACAGATGTGAACGAAATAATCCGTGAGATTCTGTCTGGTCTTCAGCCTGCTTGTCCTCCCAGAAGAATGAGAGAACCG GATGAAGCATTTGTGAATCAGATGCCTCATCAGAACCAGCAGCATGTGGAGGTTGTAGCCAGTAGGGGACAAAATCAGATCCCTGAGCCACAGCCTGAGGAGCAGCAACAGGATAACCCTGAAAGACCACAGCAGAGAGATTTAGTAGTGAATGGAAGAGTCCGTGGGGTTCTGCGTGGTCTTCAGTCTGCTCGTCCTCTCAGAAGAATGAGAGAACAG GATGAAGCATTTGTGAACCAGATGCCTCATCAGAACCAGCAGCAAGTGGAGGTTGTAGCCAGTAGGGGACCAAATCGGATCCCTGAGCCACAGCCTGAGGAGCAGCAACAGAATGAACCTGAAAGACCTCAGCAGATAGATTTAGTAATAAATGGAAGAGTCCGTGGGGTTCTGCGTGGTCTTCAGTCTGCTCGTCCTCTCAGAAGAATGAGAGAACAG CAGGATGAAGCATTTGTGAACCAGATGCGACATCAGAATGAGCAGCCTGTGGAGGTTGTGGCCAGTAGGGGACAAAATCAGATCCCTGAACCACAGCCTGAGGAGCAGCAACAGAATGAATCTGAGAGACCTCAGCAGATAGATTTAGTAATAAATGGAAGAGTCCGTGGGGTTCTGCGTGGTCTTCAGTCTGCTCGTCCTCTCAGAAGAATGAGAGAACAG GACAACATTGTTAATCTCCAGAACCCTCCACTCCGGCAACCACGGCCTGGTCCACCGCCTACCTACATTCGCAGGACGGTGGTGGGCAGCATTGGAGATTTTCCACGCCATTGA
- the LOC100148951 gene encoding uncharacterized protein isoform X4 — MSTIDFNHLSNLIPASLSPESAEELATALSTGRWWAIMEVLHPIDEERQFDFTSGYQSQTVEDDREFSASGPAETADASSVPEASDELASALAARAIVEVERPIEEPQVDISSVPFLEAPETSPGASVPENGEPTTSPVLKSQIEPPGAPVYAESDTPGYLFFGNQNPTPAEPTLAPPVSSVNGDVFQMVSAEPKDSKRFRRVSRCRRSSSLLKIREAWLKEFAKHMPLQNQQHVEVVASRGQNRIPEPQPEEQPERPQRTDVNEIIREILSGLQPACPPRRMREPDEAFVNQMPHQNQQHVEVVASRGQNQIPEPQPEEQQQDNPERPQQRDLVVNGRVRGVLRGLQSARPLRRMREQDEAFVNQMPHQNQQQVEVVASRGPNRIPEPQPEEQQQNEPERPQQIDLVINGRVRGVLRGLQSARPLRRMREQQDEAFVNQMRHQNEQPVEVVASRGQNQIPEPQPEEQQQNESERPQQIDLVINGRVRGVLRGLQSARPLRRMREQQDNIVNLQNPPLRQPRPGPPPTYIRRTVVGSIGDFPRH; from the exons TTACCAGAGTCAAACTGTGGAG GATGACAGAGAGTTTTCTGCGTCTGGTCCAGCAGAGACAGCAGATGCGTCCTCCGTCCCTGAGGCCTCAGATGAGCTCGCCTCTGCCCTCGCTGCACGGGCCATCGTAGAGGTCGAGCGCCCTATTGAGGAGCCTCAGGTTGACATCTCCTCTGTGCCGTTTTTGGAGGCACCAGAAACATCACCAGGAGCTTCTGTGCCTGAGAACGGGGAACCCACCACATCCCCAGTCCTCAAGAGCCAGATAGAGCCGCCTGGAGCTCCCGTATATGCCGAGTCTGACACCCCGGGCTACCTCTTTTTCGGAAATCAAAACCCCACGCCTGCTGAGCCAACTTTGGCCCCACCTGTGTCTTCT GTCAACGGAGACGTGTTTCAGATGGTTTCAGCGGAGCCTAAAGATTCTAAAAGATTTCGAAGAGTTTCGAGGTGTCGCCGGTCTTCTTCTCTGCTGAAGATAAGGGAGGCATGG CTTAAAGAATTTGCGAAACACATGCCTCTTCAGAACCAGCAGCATGTGGAGGTTGTAGCCAGTAGGGGACAAAATCGAATCCCTGAACCACAGCCTGAGGAGCAACCTGAAAGACCTCAGCGGACAGATGTGAACGAAATAATCCGTGAGATTCTGTCTGGTCTTCAGCCTGCTTGTCCTCCCAGAAGAATGAGAGAACCG GATGAAGCATTTGTGAATCAGATGCCTCATCAGAACCAGCAGCATGTGGAGGTTGTAGCCAGTAGGGGACAAAATCAGATCCCTGAGCCACAGCCTGAGGAGCAGCAACAGGATAACCCTGAAAGACCACAGCAGAGAGATTTAGTAGTGAATGGAAGAGTCCGTGGGGTTCTGCGTGGTCTTCAGTCTGCTCGTCCTCTCAGAAGAATGAGAGAACAG GATGAAGCATTTGTGAACCAGATGCCTCATCAGAACCAGCAGCAAGTGGAGGTTGTAGCCAGTAGGGGACCAAATCGGATCCCTGAGCCACAGCCTGAGGAGCAGCAACAGAATGAACCTGAAAGACCTCAGCAGATAGATTTAGTAATAAATGGAAGAGTCCGTGGGGTTCTGCGTGGTCTTCAGTCTGCTCGTCCTCTCAGAAGAATGAGAGAACAG CAGGATGAAGCATTTGTGAACCAGATGCGACATCAGAATGAGCAGCCTGTGGAGGTTGTGGCCAGTAGGGGACAAAATCAGATCCCTGAACCACAGCCTGAGGAGCAGCAACAGAATGAATCTGAGAGACCTCAGCAGATAGATTTAGTAATAAATGGAAGAGTCCGTGGGGTTCTGCGTGGTCTTCAGTCTGCTCGTCCTCTCAGAAGAATGAGAGAACAG CAGGACAACATTGTTAATCTCCAGAACCCTCCACTCCGGCAACCACGGCCTGGTCCACCGCCTACCTACATTCGCAGGACGGTGGTGGGCAGCATTGGAGATTTTCCACGCCATTGA
- the LOC100148951 gene encoding uncharacterized protein isoform X1 has protein sequence MSTIDFNHLSNLIPASLSPESAEELATALSTGRWWAIMEVLHPIDEERQFDFTSGYQSQTVEDDREFSASGPAETADASSVPEASDELASALAARAIVEVERPIEEPQVDISSVPFLEAPETSPGASVPENGEPTTSPVLKSQIEPPGAPVYAESDTPGYLFFGNQNPTPAEPTLAPPVSSVNGDVFQMVSAEPKDSKRFRRVSRCRRSSSLLKIREAWLKEFAKHMPLQNQQHVEVVASRGQNRIPEPQPEEQPERPQRTDVNEIIREILSGLQPACPPRRMREPDEAFVNQMPHQNQQHVEVVASRGQNQIPEPQPEEQQQDNPERPQQRDLVVNGRVRGVLRGLQSARPLRRMREQQDEAFVNQMPHQNQQQVEVVASRGPNRIPEPQPEEQQQNEPERPQQIDLVINGRVRGVLRGLQSARPLRRMREQQDEAFVNQMRHQNEQPVEVVASRGQNQIPEPQPEEQQQNESERPQQIDLVINGRVRGVLRGLQSARPLRRMREQQDNIVNLQNPPLRQPRPGPPPTYIRRTVVGSIGDFPRH, from the exons TTACCAGAGTCAAACTGTGGAG GATGACAGAGAGTTTTCTGCGTCTGGTCCAGCAGAGACAGCAGATGCGTCCTCCGTCCCTGAGGCCTCAGATGAGCTCGCCTCTGCCCTCGCTGCACGGGCCATCGTAGAGGTCGAGCGCCCTATTGAGGAGCCTCAGGTTGACATCTCCTCTGTGCCGTTTTTGGAGGCACCAGAAACATCACCAGGAGCTTCTGTGCCTGAGAACGGGGAACCCACCACATCCCCAGTCCTCAAGAGCCAGATAGAGCCGCCTGGAGCTCCCGTATATGCCGAGTCTGACACCCCGGGCTACCTCTTTTTCGGAAATCAAAACCCCACGCCTGCTGAGCCAACTTTGGCCCCACCTGTGTCTTCT GTCAACGGAGACGTGTTTCAGATGGTTTCAGCGGAGCCTAAAGATTCTAAAAGATTTCGAAGAGTTTCGAGGTGTCGCCGGTCTTCTTCTCTGCTGAAGATAAGGGAGGCATGG CTTAAAGAATTTGCGAAACACATGCCTCTTCAGAACCAGCAGCATGTGGAGGTTGTAGCCAGTAGGGGACAAAATCGAATCCCTGAACCACAGCCTGAGGAGCAACCTGAAAGACCTCAGCGGACAGATGTGAACGAAATAATCCGTGAGATTCTGTCTGGTCTTCAGCCTGCTTGTCCTCCCAGAAGAATGAGAGAACCG GATGAAGCATTTGTGAATCAGATGCCTCATCAGAACCAGCAGCATGTGGAGGTTGTAGCCAGTAGGGGACAAAATCAGATCCCTGAGCCACAGCCTGAGGAGCAGCAACAGGATAACCCTGAAAGACCACAGCAGAGAGATTTAGTAGTGAATGGAAGAGTCCGTGGGGTTCTGCGTGGTCTTCAGTCTGCTCGTCCTCTCAGAAGAATGAGAGAACAG CAGGATGAAGCATTTGTGAACCAGATGCCTCATCAGAACCAGCAGCAAGTGGAGGTTGTAGCCAGTAGGGGACCAAATCGGATCCCTGAGCCACAGCCTGAGGAGCAGCAACAGAATGAACCTGAAAGACCTCAGCAGATAGATTTAGTAATAAATGGAAGAGTCCGTGGGGTTCTGCGTGGTCTTCAGTCTGCTCGTCCTCTCAGAAGAATGAGAGAACAG CAGGATGAAGCATTTGTGAACCAGATGCGACATCAGAATGAGCAGCCTGTGGAGGTTGTGGCCAGTAGGGGACAAAATCAGATCCCTGAACCACAGCCTGAGGAGCAGCAACAGAATGAATCTGAGAGACCTCAGCAGATAGATTTAGTAATAAATGGAAGAGTCCGTGGGGTTCTGCGTGGTCTTCAGTCTGCTCGTCCTCTCAGAAGAATGAGAGAACAG CAGGACAACATTGTTAATCTCCAGAACCCTCCACTCCGGCAACCACGGCCTGGTCCACCGCCTACCTACATTCGCAGGACGGTGGTGGGCAGCATTGGAGATTTTCCACGCCATTGA